A stretch of the Aegilops tauschii subsp. strangulata cultivar AL8/78 chromosome 4, Aet v6.0, whole genome shotgun sequence genome encodes the following:
- the LOC109772582 gene encoding UDP-glucose 6-dehydrogenase 4: MVKICCLGAGYVGGPTMAVIALKCPDIQVVVVDITKSRIDAWNSDTLPIYEPGLDEVVKQCRGKNLFFSNDIEKHVSEADIIFVSVNTPTKTRGLGAGKAADLTYWESAARMIADVAKSDKIVVEKSTVPVKTAEAIEKILTHNSNGINFQILSNPEFLAEGTAIQDLFNPDRVLIGGRETPEGQKAVQTLKAVYAHWVPEDQILTTNLWSAELSKLAANAFLAQRISSVNAMSALCEATGANVSEVSYAVGKDSRIGPKFLNASVGFGGSCFQKDILNLVYICECNGLPEVANYWKQVIKINDYQKSRFVNRVVSSMFNTVANKKIAVLGFAFKKDTGDTRETPAIDVCKGLLGDKAKISIYDPQVTEDQIQRDLAMNKFDWDHPVHLQPMSPTTTKQVSVTWDAYEATKDAHGICIMTEWDEFKTLDYKKIYDSMQKPAFVFDGRNVVDSEKLREIGFIVYSIGKPLDGWLKDMPAVA; encoded by the coding sequence ATGGTGAAGATCTGCTGCCTTGGGGCTGGCTATGTAGGTGGCCCAACAATGGCGGTCATTGCCCTCAAGTGCCCTGACATTCAGGTGGTTGTGGTAGATATCACCAAGTCCCGGATTGATGCATGGAACAGTGACACACTGCCAATCTATGAGCCTGGCCTTGATGAAGTCGTGAAGCAGTGCCGTGGAAAGAACCTCTTCTTCAGCAATGACATTGAGAAGCATGTTAGTGAGGCTGACATCATCTTTGTGTCGGTAAATACCCCAACCAAGACCCGTGGTCTTGGAGCTGGTAAGGCTGCTGATCTCACTTACTGGGAGAGTGCAGCTCGCATGATTGCTGATGTGGCCAAATCGGACAAGATCGTGGTGGAGAAGTCCACTGTTCCAGTCAAGACTGCTGAGGCAATTGAGAAGATCTTGACCCACaacagcaatggcatcaacttccaGATCCTCTCCAACCCGGAGTTCCTTGCTGAGGGTACTGCTATCCAAGACCTATTTAACCCTGACCGTGTTCTTATTGGAGGACGTGAGACCCCAGAAGGTCAGAAGGCTGTTCAGACGCTGAAGGCTGTGTATGCGCATTGGGTTCCTGAGGATCAGATTCTGACAACCAACTTATGGTCCGCGGAGCTGTCGAAGCTTGCAGCCAATGCGTTCTTGGCCCAGAGGATCTCCTCTGTGAATGCCATGTCAGCCCTCTGCGAGGCCACTGGTGCAAATGTTTCTGAGGTGTCCTATGCTGTGGGCAAGGACTCTAGGATTGGCCCAAAGTTTTTGAATGCCAGTGTTGGATTTGGAGGCTCTTGCTTCCAGAAGGATATCCTCAACCTGGTTTACATCTGCGAGTGCAATGGCCTCCCAGAGGTCGCCAACTACTGGAAGCAGGTGATCAAGATCAATGACTACCAGAAGAGCCGGTTTGTGAACCGTGTTGTTTCCTCTATGTTCAACACGGTTGCGAACAAGAAGATTGCGGTGCTTGGTTTTGCATTCAAGAAGGATACTGGTGACACTAGGGAGACTCCAGCTATTGATGTCTGCAAGGGTCTCCTTGGTGACAAGGCTAAGATCAGCATTTATGATCCTCAGGTGACTGAAGACCAAATCCAGCGTGACCTTGCGATGAACAAATTTGACTGGGACCACCCTGTTCATCTCCAGCCCATGAGCCCCACGACTACAAAGCAAGTCTCGGTTACCTGGGATGCATATGAGGCGACCAAGGATGCCCATGGCATCTGCATCATGACTGAGTGGGATGAGTTCAAGACTCTGGACTACAAAAAGATCTACGACAGCATGCAGAAGCCCGCCTTTGTTTTTGATGGCCGCAACGTTGTTGACTCTGAGAAGCTCAGGGAGATTGGCTTCATTGTCTACTCCATTGGCAAGCCACTCGACGGTTGGCTCAAGGACATGCCTGCTGTGGCTTAA